In the genome of Telluria mixta, the window GGCCGCGATACCGTCGAAACACCGCAAGCGGGCGGCGCTGCGGCGCGCGTACTGGCAGGGCATCGGCGCAGCGGCGCGCGAGGTGCTGTCGCGCCATGTGGCGGCGCCGCAGGCACACAAACAAAACGGCCGGCGTCCACAGGAACGCCGGCCGTTGCAGCCATCATGACAATGTGATCAGGCCGCCTGCGCCTCTTCGCCCTCGCGCCGTCTCTGCAGCACGAAGATCGGCTGCGCCCACTGCGTGTCCTTCTTTTTCTTGCTCGTGATGAGCGTGAGGTCGGAAGGATCGTAGACGTCCGTGTTGTGCGTCAGCGGCGTCGTCATGAGGTATTGCGCGTCGGTGTTTTTCAGGAACTCGCCGACCAGCTGGATGTTGCGGATGTCCAGGTGGGCAAACGGTTCGTCGATGAACACGAAGCCGCCGGAACCCTCTTCCGATTTCAGCAGGCCGATCAGCAGCACGAGCGATTTCATGACCTGCTGGCCACCCGACGCCTCGCCGTCGTTCATGCCGATCTGGCCCTTGCCGTCGAACTTGAAGCGCACGTGCAGGCCGGCTTGCGCCAGCTGCACGTCGTCGTTCTCCAGCCGGACCGGATCGACCGACACGTCGATGTTCGCCAGCTCGCCCAGTTCGCGGATGTTCTTCGAGTAGGTCTTGATCGTGTAGCGCAGGCGCTCGATGTAGGCGCCGCGCGCGTTGTCCGTCGCCTCGATCGCGCGGTTGTTCTGGTAGCGGCGCTCTTCCGTCTCCACCTGGCGGCCGGACAGCTGGTCGTTCAGGCGCGCGTACTGGTCGATGACGGTCGGGTCCTGTTCCCAGTCGCCGCGCGCGAGCGACGCGTCCAGGGAATTCATGCGCAGCTTGACCTGGTGCGCGTTCTGGTGCGTCGCGACCAATGCGGCACGCTGCTGCGCGCTGCGCCACGACTTCGGCACGTGGCGCCACGAGCGGCGCAACGTGAGCAGCTCGCGCGCGTGCTCGCTGCGCTGCTCGATCACGCGGCGGTTGTTCAGGCGCATGCCCGCTTCCGCCTCCGACAGCGCCATGCGGGCGTTCTGCCAGACGGTGTCGGCGCGCGTGCGCGTGACCGTCGCGTTCTTGATCAGCACCTGCAGCTCGCCCAGGCGCGCACCGACCTGCAGGCGCTCGGCCTTCAGCGGTTCCAGCGCACGGGTCGCTTCCTCGAATTCGGCCTGGCGCGCGGAGAGTTCCTTGGCGGCGTCCACGCCGGCGATGCGCACGCGCAGCGCGGACACTTCCGCCGCGAGCTTGCTGATCGCGAGCGTCAAGGTGTCTTCCTGCGCTTCCAGCGACGGCAGCGACTTCTGGATGGCTTCCAGGCGCTGCGTCTTGCCGGCGGCGCCGAAGCGGTAGCGCGACGGCTCGACGAACAGCGAGCGGCCGCCGCGGCGTTCGCGGTGGTAGGCGTCCGGCGTGATCCATTCGTCGGCGTCGCTCTTGAAACCGGCGTCGACGGAATCCACGCGCTCGATGCGTTCCAGCTGGTCGATCAGCCAGGCCGGCGCCTTCGAGCTGAAACGCACGACGGACAGCAGGGTATCGTCCTTGACCACCGGCGCGTCGACGCAGTCCGGCACGATGAAGTGGCGATAGCGCTCCTTCTCCGCCAGCTTGTAGGCGGCCGGCGCGTCCTTCGCACGCTCCAGCAGCACGACGGATGCGTAGCCACCCAGCACGCCTTCGACGGCCCCCTGCCACTTCGGATCCGTCACTTCGACGATATCCGACAGCATGGCGTGCGGGATGCCCGCATCGCGCAGCGCGCGGCGCATCTGGCGCTGGGCTTCCGGCTCCGGCATCGTCGTCTTGCCCTGCAGCGCGGAGATCGTCGCCAGCTCGCCCGCGATTTTAGTGGCCAGCGCTTCGCGCTCGGCCTTCTTCTTCGCGAGTTCCGCTTCCTTCGCTTCGAGCTGGGTCGCGACTTCCGCGATGTCGGCGCCGGCGTCCGCCGCCAGCTTGTTCAGGCGTTCCTTCTGCTCGAGCAGGCTTTCCAGCGGCTTCAGTTTCGCGTTCACCTGCGTGAGGCGGGTGGCCAACTCGTTCGCTTCCTGTTCGAGCTTGACTTCCTGCTGCTGCGCTTCCGTCAGCGCGCGCTGCTGCGCGGCGAGCGCATTGCGCTTTTCGGTGAGCAGGCTGTCGGCCTGCATCAGCGGCTTCTTCGCCTCGCGCAGCGCGCGACTGACGTTCGCGGCCTTTTCGCGCGCCTCGTGGTATTCGAGGCTCGGCAGCACTTCCTCGACGAGGGCGCGGCGCTCCTTGTTGAGGTCTTCCCACTGGTGGTAGTTCGCCACGCGCAGGCGCAGGCCTTCGAGGTTGATGCGCGACGTCTCCAGCTCGGCCTCGAAGCGCTTCAGCTCCGATTCGGTGTCGCGCTGGTGGCGCTTGGCCTCGTCGTACGCGTCCAGCACTTCCTTGTCGCCGAACACCTGGAACACGAGGTCCAGCAGCTGGCGCGGCGCGTATTCGCACAGTTTATCCGTCTCGCCCTGCTCCAGCGCGAGCACCTTCGACATCGCCGGCGACAGGCCGGCCGACGCGAGGCGCTTGCGGTAGTTTTCGACGCCGAGCCAGTCGGTCGCTTCCGTCACTTCCTCGATCTGGATGTTCCCCGGCCGCATGAGGTACTGGCGCTTCCAGTCGCCGCCGTTCTTCTGCACCTGGCAGAACAGCGTGACTTCGTCGTCGCTGAAGAAACCGGAATGGCGGAACGGGCGGTTCGACAGCTGGCGGCCGGACGGCTTGTTGTCGACGACGGCGCGCAACCAGGCGCTCTGCTGGCCCGAGTGGCGCGCATAGTGTTTATAGGTGCGGCCCATCGAGCAATCGAGGCCGAACAGCGTGCGCAGGGCGTCGAGCAGCGTCGTCTTGCCGGAGCCGTTCTGGCCGGCGATGGTGATGATCTTGGCGTCGAGCGGGATGTTCTTGATGCGCTGCCAGTAGTCCCAGTGGACCAGCTCGAGGGATTTAATGTGGAACATGCGTGCCTCTTAAGCTTGGGGCGTGTCGGTATCGGTAGCCGGGTCGAGGGCCGGCTCGTCGTTCGCGGCCTCGCTGACGTGGCGGCGCGGTGCGGCCGCCAGCGGTGCGCGCTTGAACACGTCGGCCAGCGCGCCGTTGATGATGCGTTCCTTCAGGACGTCGGTATCCATCAGCAGGTCCAGCAGCGGACCTTCCAGGATCACGTCGCCGCGGCGCTCGATGAAGCCGAGCTTAGACAGCAGGCCGAGGTTCATGTCCATGCGCGTCTTCTTGCCCAGCTTCTCGCCGAAGTCCGCGAGCAGCGCGGTGTACGAGATGCCGATCGACGTGTCTTCCGCGCGCGGGATCGGGTTGTCCTTGTCGAACATGTCGGACTGGTCGACGTCGATGGCCTGGTGGGTTTCCTGGCGCTGGCGCTTGGGCAGGATGATCTGCGCCCACAGCACGACGAGCAGCGCCACGCCGTCGCGCGTGAGGCCGAAGTTATTGTTCTGCCAGATGTCCTTGGCGCCGAAGATCTTCGGTTCGACGTTGCGGTGCAGGGCCAGCGTGACGTGGTCCGCGTACACGTTGTCGAGGAGTTTCAGGCCGCATTCGAGCAGGCGCTTGTCGATCTCGGCGCGGAACTGGTCGTCGGACAGCGCGCGCTTGACCATCTTGTCGTCGCGGCGCAGGGTCTGGTGCGTGAGCAGTCGCGCGATCAGGATTTGGGCGTCGTCATTCATCTTGCGTCTTGCTTTCCGGGGTGCTCGGTAGATCGAGATTCAGTGAGAGGGTCGCGCGCGAGATGGCCGCGATGTGCGGATCGTCCAGCGGCACCAGTTCGTCGGCGGAGTCGAAGCGCACGGGCAGGCGCGCCAGTGCGGCGGTCGGGCCCTGCAGGTTGGCTTCGGCCGGATCGCCCAGCAGCGGCAGCAGCGAGGCACGGTACGATGCGATGGCAAAGCTGGCCGGCAGCAGCGACTCCTCGATCGGCACGCTCTTCGGCGCGCCTTCGGCCATGATGGGGAAGTTGTCCAGGTTGGCGAAATCGGCGAGGCGGCTGATCCAGTCGTCCAGTTCCGCCTGCATCGCCGGGTTGTCGTTGATGGTCATCGCCGCGTCCTCGCCGCTCGGCAGGCCGGTCGGCGCCACGTTCGCCACGCGCTCCATCATGAGTTCCGTCTCGGCCACGTCGATCATCTCGGCCGGCGTCGTGAACAGCGGGACGACCGGACGGTCGATCGCCTCTTCCGCCAGGCTCGCGAGGTCGTCGTGCGCGAGCAGCCAGCGCTTGATGTCGGTCGTCGACAGGCCGGACTGGCCCAGGTGCACGCGCTGGCGTTCGATCTGGTTCAGCGCGCGCGAGAACATGCCCTGCATGTTCAGGAGCTGCGACTGCGCGCGGCCGATCGCCTGCGCGGCGCGGTGCGTGGCCGAGTCGGCGCGCTCGTCGGACGTGATGGCGCGCAGGATCACGGAGCCCTTCTCCACCCAGTCGCACGCCATGTGCCACTTCGCCTGCGACGCGCGCAGGCGGAATTCGGAGCCGGACGCGATCGCATCGCGGAATTCCTCGTGCAGCTCGACGAGGCGGCCCAGCAAGTGCTTCAGCTGGTCGACGGTGACGCCGCCGACGGCCTGCGCACCGGCCACCTGGGACAGCAGGAAGCCCATCTCGGCCTCGTCCTCTTCCGGCTTGCCGAGGGCGAGCAGGGTGTCGAGCGCGGCCAGTACGTTGCGCGCCAGCGGCGTGATGCGGTAGACGGCGGCCGGGTTGTCCCACGCGAGCAGGCCGTGCGTGCGCAGGCGGCCCAGCACCGTTTCCAGGCTTTCCGGGATCAGGTAGGCGAACTTCGTATTGATGTCGGCGCGCGAGAACGCGGAGTCCATCGCATCGGACGCGAGTTCGCGCAGCACGAGCAGGCGCACGATGACGCCGTCCTGCGAGCCATGGAACAGCGCGGTGAACGCCTGCAGCATGGGCTGCGCACGCTTGAGGTGATATACCTGCTCGATCTCGTCCGGCGCCACTCCGTCCTGGAAGTGCGTCTGCAGCGGGTCGAGGTCTTCTAGCGCTGGGGAATTGGAGTCGGCGGCGGTTGCTGCCAGGTTGTCGATCATCGTAAGGCTTACCAGTCTGCTGTCGCGCGCGGCCTTCTGGACCACGGGCGCGGGGGCGTCAGTATAACAGTTAAGGCTTGGCAACTAATACGGAACGCCCGCGTACGGTTCACAACTGGTGAATATGCAACGGAATCGAATCGCCGCT includes:
- a CDS encoding ATP-binding protein, translating into MFHIKSLELVHWDYWQRIKNIPLDAKIITIAGQNGSGKTTLLDALRTLFGLDCSMGRTYKHYARHSGQQSAWLRAVVDNKPSGRQLSNRPFRHSGFFSDDEVTLFCQVQKNGGDWKRQYLMRPGNIQIEEVTEATDWLGVENYRKRLASAGLSPAMSKVLALEQGETDKLCEYAPRQLLDLVFQVFGDKEVLDAYDEAKRHQRDTESELKRFEAELETSRINLEGLRLRVANYHQWEDLNKERRALVEEVLPSLEYHEAREKAANVSRALREAKKPLMQADSLLTEKRNALAAQQRALTEAQQQEVKLEQEANELATRLTQVNAKLKPLESLLEQKERLNKLAADAGADIAEVATQLEAKEAELAKKKAEREALATKIAGELATISALQGKTTMPEPEAQRQMRRALRDAGIPHAMLSDIVEVTDPKWQGAVEGVLGGYASVVLLERAKDAPAAYKLAEKERYRHFIVPDCVDAPVVKDDTLLSVVRFSSKAPAWLIDQLERIERVDSVDAGFKSDADEWITPDAYHRERRGGRSLFVEPSRYRFGAAGKTQRLEAIQKSLPSLEAQEDTLTLAISKLAAEVSALRVRIAGVDAAKELSARQAEFEEATRALEPLKAERLQVGARLGELQVLIKNATVTRTRADTVWQNARMALSEAEAGMRLNNRRVIEQRSEHARELLTLRRSWRHVPKSWRSAQQRAALVATHQNAHQVKLRMNSLDASLARGDWEQDPTVIDQYARLNDQLSGRQVETEERRYQNNRAIEATDNARGAYIERLRYTIKTYSKNIRELGELANIDVSVDPVRLENDDVQLAQAGLHVRFKFDGKGQIGMNDGEASGGQQVMKSLVLLIGLLKSEEGSGGFVFIDEPFAHLDIRNIQLVGEFLKNTDAQYLMTTPLTHNTDVYDPSDLTLITSKKKKDTQWAQPIFVLQRRREGEEAQAA